One segment of Acidobacteriota bacterium DNA contains the following:
- the nrdR gene encoding transcriptional regulator NrdR, with protein sequence MKCPYCGQNDDRVVDSRESRDGETIRRRRQCNHCEHRFTSYEQIEDIPYMVVKNDGSRQEFSRSKVMAGLLRACEKRPVSVSQLEELVDALEQSLHQTTERELSTQDIGSFIMERLKELDQVAYIRFASVYRRFEDVDAFMEMVRSLPTRKTPEPSAEDDARIKT encoded by the coding sequence ATGAAATGCCCCTATTGCGGACAAAACGACGATCGGGTGGTGGACTCCCGGGAGAGCCGTGATGGCGAGACCATCCGCCGGCGCCGCCAGTGCAATCACTGCGAGCACCGCTTTACCTCCTACGAGCAGATCGAAGACATCCCCTACATGGTGGTGAAGAACGACGGCAGCCGCCAGGAGTTCAGCCGCTCGAAGGTGATGGCCGGACTGCTGCGGGCGTGCGAGAAGCGGCCCGTGTCGGTCTCGCAACTGGAGGAGCTGGTGGACGCGCTGGAGCAGTCGCTGCACCAAACCACCGAGAGGGAGTTGAGCACCCAGGACATCGGCAGCTTCATCATGGAACGACTCAAAGAGCTGGACCAGGTCGCCTACATCCGCTTCGCTTCGGTCTATCGCCGTTTCGAGGATGTGGACGCCTTCATGGAGATGGTCCGCTCCCTGCCCACCCGCAAGACCCCCGAACCCTCCGCCGAAGACGACGCGCGGATCAAGACCTGA